In Anguilla rostrata isolate EN2019 chromosome 1, ASM1855537v3, whole genome shotgun sequence, a genomic segment contains:
- the ensab gene encoding endosulfine alpha b: MSSDKQETDAQVESGEEKQDSQEKSLNPVKAEEAKLKAKYPNLGQKPGGSDFLMKRLQKGQKYFDSGDYNMAKAKVKNKQLPTAGPDKNLVTGDHIPTPQDLPQRKSSLVTSKLAG, encoded by the exons ATGTCGTCAGACAAACAGGAGACAGACGCACAGGTGGAGTCTGGCGAGGAAAAACAG GACTCTCAGGAGAAGAGTCTGAATCCAGTGAAAGCAGAGGAGGCCAAGCTGAAAGCCAAGTACCCCAACCTGGGGCAGAAGCCAGGCGGCTCTGACTTCTTGATGAAAAGGCTACAAAAAGGG CAAAAGTACTTTGATTCAGGTGACTACAACATGGCCAAAGCCAAGGTGAAGAACAAACAGCTGCCCACTGCCGGGCCGGACAAGAATCTGGTGACAGGAGACCATATTCCCACACCGCAGGACCTGCCTCAGAGGAAGTCATCCCTGGTTACCAGCAAGCTGGCGGGCTAG
- the hormad1 gene encoding HORMA domain-containing protein 1 gives MACEQQLRQSQGTNLLPNEVTTEQQSLIVVKKLLAIAVSCITYLRGLFPEKAYGSKYVEEQKVMILREQRSCPGASQIVQWMHGCFDALQKKYLRLVVLSIYTDPEHPQKVTECYQFKIQYTDTGPQMEFESRNNKKVAKMACSNVKKASVLLVRKLYMLMQNLGPLPDSVCLNMKLSYYDEVTPQEYEPPGFKEGDSDSMMFEREPVNLTMGEVVTPFHTLRVDVTTEKERLEQVCDAEPVCKAEQGALEMEEAEQASMSNSQPIKQCRIPVLKDRKDCNHNQADVSEVQVSSQEDVKTCEEKLDSSHLSQIDSLVKKPSDVGETLKRTRSGRVIAPTVERKDTTVCNTIKNKSIPQMNKKMSQFAFPSSQGQDSIPKRRKFSEPKEQY, from the exons ATGGCTTGTGAGCAACAGTTGAGACAATCGCAG GGCACAAATTTGCTGCCAAATGAAGTTACCACAGAACAGCAGTCCTTGATTGTGGTGAAGAAACTTCTGGCTATAGCTGTCTCCTGCATCACGTATCTTAGGGGTCTGTTCCCAGAAAAGGCGTATGGGAGCAAATACGTGGAAG AGCAGAAGGTGATGATACTGAGAGAACAGCGGAGCTGCCCTGGAGCCAGTCAGATTGTCCAGTG GATGCATGGATGCTTTGATGctcttcagaaaaaatat CTGCGACTGGTTGTTCTGTCT atTTACACAGATCCTGAACATCCCCAg aaagTTACAGAATGCTACCAGTTCAAAATCCAATACACTGATACGGGACCTCAAATGGAATTTGAAAG CCGCAACAACAAGAAAGTGGCAAAGATGGCCTGTAGCAACGTGAAGAAGGCCAGCGTCCTCCTGGTGCGCAAGCTCTACATGCTGATGCAGAACCTGGGGCCCCTGCCTGACAGCGTTTGTCTCAACATGAAGCTTTCCTACTACGACGAAG TTACACCTCAGGAGTACGAGCCTCCTGGCTTCAAGGAGGGAGACAGCGACAGCATGATGTTTGAGAGAGAGCCTGTGAACCTGACCATGGGGGAGGTGGTCACCCCCTTTCACACCCTGAGGGTGGATGTGACTACAGAGAAGGAGAGGCTGGAACAG GTTTGTGACGCTGAGCCTGTGTGTAAGGCAGAACAAGGAGCCCTGGAGATGGAGGAAGCAGAACAGGCGTCCATGAGCAACAGTCAGCCCATCAAACAG TGTCGTATACCAGTGTTGAAAGACAGGAAGGATTGTAATCACAATCAAGCTGACGTGTCAG AAGTGCAGGTGAGCAGCCAGGAAGATGTGAAGACGTGTGAGGAGAAACTGGACAGTTCACACCTCTCTCAG ATTGACAGTCTGGTGAAGAAGCCCTCAGACGTAGGGGAGACCTTGAAGAGGACCAGAAGTGGCCGTGTCATTGCGCCCACAGTG GAGAGAAAGGACACAACGGTGTGCAACACCATCAAGAATAAATCCATTCCTCAGATGaataaaaag ATGTCCCAATTTGCATTCCCCAGCAGTCAAGGTCAAGACTCTATCCCAAAGAGACGCAAGTTCAGTGAGCCAAAGGAGCAGTACTGA
- the mcl1b gene encoding induced myeloid leukemia cell differentiation protein Mcl-1b yields MKRVSANVLGRTYYPHIQNGVDNVFFYCLNSATGAGDTYANENTKLNSEDEIDMDEDDGCSRSSADPGKNAVKPFVFDTRFSSSTNADGSLPSSPDTPSACGKMPEFPASPNGKFEKETLEIIEMFYRTHTGDSRSAKTNTKVLSTMKRVVDHLIEKHQFAYNGMILKLSLDQQEDSMKFISCIAKNIFSDGTTNWGRIASLLAFGAVVCEHLKDSGREHCVPVVSQEISSFLLSDQRDWLLNNKAWEGFVEFFHVEDPESVVRSALMAFAGVAGIGAGLAYLIR; encoded by the exons ATGAAGCGCGTTTCTGCTAATGTTCTTGGTAGAACTTATTATCCACATATTCAAAATGGAGTCGACAACGTATTTTTTTACTGCCTCAATTCAGCAACTGGGGCCGGCGATACCTACGCCAACGAAAATACTAAGCTAAATTCTGAGGATGAGATAGATATGGACGAAGATGACGGTTGCTCTCGTAGCTCCGCGGATCCAGGGAAAAAtgctgtgaaaccatttgtatTTGATACCCGGTTCTCGTCGAGCACAAACGCGGACGGTTCTTTACCTTCTTCCCCCGATACACCGTCGGCCTGTGGGAAAATGCCTGAATTCCCCGCCAGTCCCAACGGAAAATTTGAAAAGGAAACGCTGGAAATCATCGAAATGTTTTATCGGACGCACACAGGAGACTCCCGGTCAGCTAAAACCAACACCAAGGTTTTGTCAACAATGAAACGAGTAGTGGATCATTTAATCGAAAAACACCAGTTCGCCTACAACG GTATGATCCTCAAGCTGAGTTTGGATCAGCAGGAGGACAGCATGAAATTCATCTCATGTATTGCTAAGAACATCTTCTCTGATGGGACCACCAACTGGGGGCGTATTGCCAGCCTGTTGGCATTTGGTGCTGTGGTGTGCGAGCACCTGAAAGATAGTGGGAGAGAGCACTGTGTGCCGGTGGTTAGCCAGGAAATCTCCTCTTTCCTCCTGTCTGATCAGCGGGATTGGCTGCTTAACAACAAAGCCTGG GAGGGGTTTGTGGAGTTTTTTCACGTGGAAGACCCTGAATCTGTGGTGAGAAGTGCACTCATGGCTTTTGCGGGAGTGGCTGGGATAGGGGCAGGACTTGCATACTTGATCCGATGA